A single window of Cydia fagiglandana chromosome 25, ilCydFagi1.1, whole genome shotgun sequence DNA harbors:
- the LOC134677054 gene encoding uncharacterized protein LOC134677054: MEHSIKLPPNFDLRAANAATEWRLWRLCFEDYLVGSGQDNAADKIKLALLRNMLGMEAARIVITSLQLSESEKDNYDSVMNAITKYVSPRVNEVFERFKFNNRKQLEGESFDNFFTECKQLILTCNYKQNKDSIEDQLLRDKIVQGVSDKTVQESLLKLDNLTLEKAANYCRTSEMSKQQVQEMNPTIEIDVVKKSKERNQVQKKYLFQCRRCQTQHGLRECPAFGKKCTRCGKLNHLAVSCKVKKINSTQEDSEESDGDDTLFCGALTSKGKNKWMDFININGKSTYCKIDTGAEVSIMPTKIFKELKSSEALRPTSTLEAFDGTKVKAIGKIRLHCKYRERECYEDFRVLDCKSMILGLPGCEALKLVKRIYSVDEAEDGTLKEDFIKENIDVFQGHGPN, from the exons ATGGAGCATTCCATCAAGCTGCCACCAAACTTTGATTTGCGAGCTGCAAATGCGGCAACAGAATGGCGGCTATGGCGTCTCTGTTTTGAGGACTACTTGGTCGGTTCAGGGCAAGATAATGCCGCAGACAAGATAAAATTGGCCCTCTTGAGAAATATGTTAGGAATGGAAGCCGCCAGAATAGTCATAACGTCGCTACAACTTTCCGAGAGTGAAAAAGATAATTACGACTCGGTAATGAACGCAATTACAAAATATGTCAGCCCGCGTGTAAATGAAGTGTTCGAACGTTTCAAGTTTAACAATAGGAAACAACTAGAAGGAGAAAGTTTCGACAATTTCTTTACGGAATGTAAACAGTTAATTTTAACATGCAACTATAAACAAAACAAAGATTCAATAGAGGATCAATTGTTGAGGGACAAAATAGTGCAAGGAGTATCAGACAAAACAGTACAAGAATCTTTGCTGAAACTAGATAACCTTACACTTGAAAAGGCAGCCAACTACTGTCGCACTTCAGAAATGAGCAAACAACAGGTGCAGGAGATGAACCCGACAATAGAAATTGATGTAGTCAAGAAATCAAAAGAAAGAAATCAAGTACAGAAGAAATACTTATTTCAATGTAGGAGATGTCAAACTCAACATGGGCTGCGAGAATGTCCTGCCTTTGGGAAAAAATGCACCAGATGTGGAAAATTGAATCACCTTGCAGTCAGCTGTAAAGTCAAGAAAATTAATTCAACTCAAGAAGATTCAGAGGAGTCTGATGGTGATGACACTTTATTTTGTGGTGCACTTACTAGTAAAGGGAAAAATAAATGGATGGACTTTATTAACATCAATGGAAAGAGCACATATTGTAAAATTGATACTGGCGCAGAAGTAAGTATCATGCCAACAAAAATCTTCAAAGAACTTAAATCTAGTGAGGCGCTCAGACCAACAAGTACCTTAGAAGCGTTTGATGGTACAAAAGTCAAAGCCATTGGAAAGATCCGTCTCCATTGCAAATACAGGGAACGAGAGTGTTATGAAGACTTCAGAGTTTTAGATTGCAAGTCAATGATATTAGGACTGCCAGGTTGTGAAGCTTTAAAACTAGTAAAGCGAATTTACAGTGTTGATGAAGCTGAAGATGGGACTCTAAAAGAGGACtttataaaagaaaatataGATGTTTTCCAGGGTCATG GACCAAATTGA